Proteins encoded within one genomic window of Neodiprion fabricii isolate iyNeoFabr1 chromosome 6, iyNeoFabr1.1, whole genome shotgun sequence:
- the LOC124184855 gene encoding mothers against decapentaplegic homolog 4 isoform X3: MVGLAGGGGHLYPSPMPPNPELREMTGIAPSAPTSADACLSIVHSLMCHRQGGESEGFSKRAIESLVKKLKEKRDELDSLITAITTNGAHPSKCVTIQRTLDGRLQVAGRKGFPHVIYARIWRWPDLHKNELKHVKYCQFAFDLKCDSVCVNPYHYERVVSPGIDPFFTDLSGLTLQSGVGVGPGGRLVKDEYTVGGGGGGGAGTGMDVDGEINQTIQHHPPPPPPPPNNPQPPQQAFIPGLPSSNPVGGEGMFSGGGSAGGGNPQTKLEENNCPRQTWIPTPHHPATRNMHHPVVHPIGHSVGNQQQTLNQTGSSGANTQILNPPQGQSSEPFYGAATSPQDLNQPATSVDALTASLGGGQSSPVSPVHIHHQNGFAVATVANPYNTGAPQWTGANTLTYTQSMQPPDHRHLHATSYWGTGHGGDVGGNLGGLLSTQPAPEYWCSVGYFELDAQVGETFKVSSGCPTVTVDGYVDPSGGNRFCLGALSNVHRTEQSERARLHIGKGVVLDLRGEGDVWLRCQSEHSVFVQSYYLDREAGRAPGDAVHKIYPCAYIKVFDLRQCHKQMRGQAATAQAAAAAQAAAVAGHLTHGAPITKSLSAAAGIGVDDLRRLCILRLSFVKGWGPDYPRQSIKETPCWIEVHLHRALQLLDEVLHTMPIDGPRGIE; encoded by the exons ATGGTCGGACTTGCAGGTGGGGGAGGACATCTCTATCCCTCGCCGATGCCCCCTAATCCTGAGC TCAGGGAAATGACTGGAATCGCTCCCAGCGCACCTACCAGTGCCGACGCTTGTCTCAGCATAGTCCATTCTTTGATGTGTCACCGTCAAGGAGGAGAAAGCGAAGGATTTAGCAAGCGGGCCATAGAGTCgctggtgaaaaaattaaag GAGAAACGTGACGAGTTGGACAGCTTGATAACTGCCATTACAACCAATGGAGCGCATCCTAGTAAATGTGTAACAATTCAACGCACGTTGGACGGGCGATTGCAGGTAGCAGGAAGAAAAGGCTTTCCTCATGTTATTTATGCAAGAATTTGGCGCTGGCCTGATCTCCACAAGAACGAGCTGAAGCACGTCAAGTACTGTCAATTCGCATTTGATCTCAAGTGCGATTCAGTATGTGTCAATCCTTACCATTATGAAAGGGTTGTTTCACCTGGCATAG ACCCGTTCTTTACAGACCTGTCTGGGCTGACCCTCCAGTCAGGAGTTGGCGTCGGTCCTGGTGGCCGCCTAGTCAAAGATGAGTACACCGTAGGAGGTGGCGGAGGCGGAGGAGCAGGAACAGGCATGGACGTCGACGGTGAGATCAACCAAACCATCCAGCATCATCCACCACCGCCACCTCCGCCACCCAACAATCCACAACCTCCTCAGCAGGCCTTCATTCCTGGTTTACCATCATCCAATCCAG TCGGAGGTGAGGGCATGTTCAGTGGGGGCGGGAGTGCGGGTGGTGGAAACCCACAAACTAAACTGGAAGAGAACAATTGTCCTCGACAAACGTGGATACCCACGCCACACCACCCTGCAACTCGTAACATGCACCATC CTGTTGTTCATCCCATTGGCCATTCAGTAGGAAATCAACAACAGACGTTAAATCAGACTGGAAGCTCTGGTGCTAATACTCAGATTCTAAATCCTCCGCAAGGACAGTCGAGCGAACCATTTTATGGTGCAGCCACATCACCTCAAGATCTCAATCAACCTGCAACTAGCGTGGATGCTTTGACTGCATCTCTTG gGGGTGGTCAGAGTTCACCGGTATCACCAGTTCATATCCATCACCAAAATGGTTTTGCAGTAGCAACCGTTGCAAACCCTTATAACACCGGAGCTCCGCAGTGGACTGGTGCCAATACATTAACTTATACTCAAAGTATGCAGCCACCCGATCATCGTCATTTACACGCAACATCGTACT gGGGTACGGGGCATGGAGGTGATGTAGGTGGAAACCTGGGAGGCCTATTATCCACACAACCAGCCCCGGAATACTGGTGCTCAGTAGGCTATTTTGAATTGGATGCTCAAGTTGGTGAGACTTTTAAAGTCAGCAGTGGATGTCCCACAGTAACAGTGGATGGCTATGTTGATCCCAGTGGAGGCAATCGTTTTTGTCTGGGAGCCTTGAGCAACGTTCATCGTACCGAACAGAGTGAGCGTGCTCGCCTTCACATTG GTAAAGGTGTGGTGCTTGACTTACGGGGTGAAGGTGACGTTTGGCTCCGTTGCCAAAGTGAACATAGCGTGTTTGTCCAGTCCTACTACTTGGATAGAGAGGCTGGCCGAGCACCCGGAGACGCTGTTCATAAAATTTATCCTTGTGCTTATATCAAGGTGTTTGATCTACGCCAGTGTCATAAGCAAATGCGAGGTCAGGCTGCCACTGCTCAAGCCGCAGCAGCGGCACAGGCGGCCGCAGTCGCTGGTCACCTGACACATGGGGCACCTATCACTAAAA GCTTAAGCGCAGCAGCTGGCATTGGCGTGGATGATTTGAGACGACTTTGCATTTTACGTTTAAGTTTTGTCAAAGGCTGGGGTCCAGATTATCCTCGACAGAGCATAAAGGAAACCCCTTGTTGGATTGAG GTTCATTTGCATCGCGCACTCCAGCTTCTGGATGAGGTATTGCATACCATGCCGATTGATGGACCACGCGGTATTGAGTAA
- the LOC124184855 gene encoding mothers against decapentaplegic homolog 4 isoform X1, which yields MVGLAGGGGHLYPSPMPPNPELREMTGIAPSAPTSADACLSIVHSLMCHRQGGESEGFSKRAIESLVKKLKEKRDELDSLITAITTNGAHPSKCVTIQRTLDGRLQVAGRKGFPHVIYARIWRWPDLHKNELKHVKYCQFAFDLKCDSVCVNPYHYERVVSPGIDPFFTDLSGLTLQSGVGVGPGGRLVKDEYTVGGGGGGGAGTGMDVDGEINQTIQHHPPPPPPPPNNPQPPQQAFIPGLPSSNPVGGEGMFSGGGSAGGGNPQTKLEENNCPRQTWIPTPHHPATRNMHHPVVHPIGHSVGNQQQTLNQTGSSGANTQILNPPQGQSSEPFYGAATSPQDLNQPATSVDALTASLGNRLYQILSTFLMRGGQSSPVSPVHIHHQNGFAVATVANPYNTGAPQWTGANTLTYTQSMQPPDHRHLHATSYWGTGHGGDVGGNLGGLLSTQPAPEYWCSVGYFELDAQVGETFKVSSGCPTVTVDGYVDPSGGNRFCLGALSNVHRTEQSERARLHIGKGVVLDLRGEGDVWLRCQSEHSVFVQSYYLDREAGRAPGDAVHKIYPCAYIKVFDLRQCHKQMRGQAATAQAAAAAQAAAVAGHLTHGAPITKSLSAAAGIGVDDLRRLCILRLSFVKGWGPDYPRQSIKETPCWIEVHLHRALQLLDEVLHTMPIDGPRGIE from the exons ATGGTCGGACTTGCAGGTGGGGGAGGACATCTCTATCCCTCGCCGATGCCCCCTAATCCTGAGC TCAGGGAAATGACTGGAATCGCTCCCAGCGCACCTACCAGTGCCGACGCTTGTCTCAGCATAGTCCATTCTTTGATGTGTCACCGTCAAGGAGGAGAAAGCGAAGGATTTAGCAAGCGGGCCATAGAGTCgctggtgaaaaaattaaag GAGAAACGTGACGAGTTGGACAGCTTGATAACTGCCATTACAACCAATGGAGCGCATCCTAGTAAATGTGTAACAATTCAACGCACGTTGGACGGGCGATTGCAGGTAGCAGGAAGAAAAGGCTTTCCTCATGTTATTTATGCAAGAATTTGGCGCTGGCCTGATCTCCACAAGAACGAGCTGAAGCACGTCAAGTACTGTCAATTCGCATTTGATCTCAAGTGCGATTCAGTATGTGTCAATCCTTACCATTATGAAAGGGTTGTTTCACCTGGCATAG ACCCGTTCTTTACAGACCTGTCTGGGCTGACCCTCCAGTCAGGAGTTGGCGTCGGTCCTGGTGGCCGCCTAGTCAAAGATGAGTACACCGTAGGAGGTGGCGGAGGCGGAGGAGCAGGAACAGGCATGGACGTCGACGGTGAGATCAACCAAACCATCCAGCATCATCCACCACCGCCACCTCCGCCACCCAACAATCCACAACCTCCTCAGCAGGCCTTCATTCCTGGTTTACCATCATCCAATCCAG TCGGAGGTGAGGGCATGTTCAGTGGGGGCGGGAGTGCGGGTGGTGGAAACCCACAAACTAAACTGGAAGAGAACAATTGTCCTCGACAAACGTGGATACCCACGCCACACCACCCTGCAACTCGTAACATGCACCATC CTGTTGTTCATCCCATTGGCCATTCAGTAGGAAATCAACAACAGACGTTAAATCAGACTGGAAGCTCTGGTGCTAATACTCAGATTCTAAATCCTCCGCAAGGACAGTCGAGCGAACCATTTTATGGTGCAGCCACATCACCTCAAGATCTCAATCAACCTGCAACTAGCGTGGATGCTTTGACTGCATCTCTTGGTAACCGTCTCTACCAAATATTAAGCACCTTCTTGATGA gGGGTGGTCAGAGTTCACCGGTATCACCAGTTCATATCCATCACCAAAATGGTTTTGCAGTAGCAACCGTTGCAAACCCTTATAACACCGGAGCTCCGCAGTGGACTGGTGCCAATACATTAACTTATACTCAAAGTATGCAGCCACCCGATCATCGTCATTTACACGCAACATCGTACT gGGGTACGGGGCATGGAGGTGATGTAGGTGGAAACCTGGGAGGCCTATTATCCACACAACCAGCCCCGGAATACTGGTGCTCAGTAGGCTATTTTGAATTGGATGCTCAAGTTGGTGAGACTTTTAAAGTCAGCAGTGGATGTCCCACAGTAACAGTGGATGGCTATGTTGATCCCAGTGGAGGCAATCGTTTTTGTCTGGGAGCCTTGAGCAACGTTCATCGTACCGAACAGAGTGAGCGTGCTCGCCTTCACATTG GTAAAGGTGTGGTGCTTGACTTACGGGGTGAAGGTGACGTTTGGCTCCGTTGCCAAAGTGAACATAGCGTGTTTGTCCAGTCCTACTACTTGGATAGAGAGGCTGGCCGAGCACCCGGAGACGCTGTTCATAAAATTTATCCTTGTGCTTATATCAAGGTGTTTGATCTACGCCAGTGTCATAAGCAAATGCGAGGTCAGGCTGCCACTGCTCAAGCCGCAGCAGCGGCACAGGCGGCCGCAGTCGCTGGTCACCTGACACATGGGGCACCTATCACTAAAA GCTTAAGCGCAGCAGCTGGCATTGGCGTGGATGATTTGAGACGACTTTGCATTTTACGTTTAAGTTTTGTCAAAGGCTGGGGTCCAGATTATCCTCGACAGAGCATAAAGGAAACCCCTTGTTGGATTGAG GTTCATTTGCATCGCGCACTCCAGCTTCTGGATGAGGTATTGCATACCATGCCGATTGATGGACCACGCGGTATTGAGTAA
- the LOC124184855 gene encoding mothers against decapentaplegic homolog 4 isoform X4 produces the protein MVGLAGGGGHLYPSPMPPNPELREMTGIAPSAPTSADACLSIVHSLMCHRQGGESEGFSKRAIESLVKKLKEKRDELDSLITAITTNGAHPSKCVTIQRTLDGRLQVAGRKGFPHVIYARIWRWPDLHKNELKHVKYCQFAFDLKCDSVCVNPYHYERVVSPGIDPFFTDLSGLTLQSGVGVGPGGRLVKDEYTVGGGGGGGAGTGMDVDGEINQTIQHHPPPPPPPPNNPQPPQQAFIPGLPSSNPAVVHPIGHSVGNQQQTLNQTGSSGANTQILNPPQGQSSEPFYGAATSPQDLNQPATSVDALTASLGNRLYQILSTFLMRGGQSSPVSPVHIHHQNGFAVATVANPYNTGAPQWTGANTLTYTQSMQPPDHRHLHATSYWGTGHGGDVGGNLGGLLSTQPAPEYWCSVGYFELDAQVGETFKVSSGCPTVTVDGYVDPSGGNRFCLGALSNVHRTEQSERARLHIGKGVVLDLRGEGDVWLRCQSEHSVFVQSYYLDREAGRAPGDAVHKIYPCAYIKVFDLRQCHKQMRGQAATAQAAAAAQAAAVAGHLTHGAPITKSLSAAAGIGVDDLRRLCILRLSFVKGWGPDYPRQSIKETPCWIEVHLHRALQLLDEVLHTMPIDGPRGIE, from the exons ATGGTCGGACTTGCAGGTGGGGGAGGACATCTCTATCCCTCGCCGATGCCCCCTAATCCTGAGC TCAGGGAAATGACTGGAATCGCTCCCAGCGCACCTACCAGTGCCGACGCTTGTCTCAGCATAGTCCATTCTTTGATGTGTCACCGTCAAGGAGGAGAAAGCGAAGGATTTAGCAAGCGGGCCATAGAGTCgctggtgaaaaaattaaag GAGAAACGTGACGAGTTGGACAGCTTGATAACTGCCATTACAACCAATGGAGCGCATCCTAGTAAATGTGTAACAATTCAACGCACGTTGGACGGGCGATTGCAGGTAGCAGGAAGAAAAGGCTTTCCTCATGTTATTTATGCAAGAATTTGGCGCTGGCCTGATCTCCACAAGAACGAGCTGAAGCACGTCAAGTACTGTCAATTCGCATTTGATCTCAAGTGCGATTCAGTATGTGTCAATCCTTACCATTATGAAAGGGTTGTTTCACCTGGCATAG ACCCGTTCTTTACAGACCTGTCTGGGCTGACCCTCCAGTCAGGAGTTGGCGTCGGTCCTGGTGGCCGCCTAGTCAAAGATGAGTACACCGTAGGAGGTGGCGGAGGCGGAGGAGCAGGAACAGGCATGGACGTCGACGGTGAGATCAACCAAACCATCCAGCATCATCCACCACCGCCACCTCCGCCACCCAACAATCCACAACCTCCTCAGCAGGCCTTCATTCCTGGTTTACCATCATCCAATCCAG CTGTTGTTCATCCCATTGGCCATTCAGTAGGAAATCAACAACAGACGTTAAATCAGACTGGAAGCTCTGGTGCTAATACTCAGATTCTAAATCCTCCGCAAGGACAGTCGAGCGAACCATTTTATGGTGCAGCCACATCACCTCAAGATCTCAATCAACCTGCAACTAGCGTGGATGCTTTGACTGCATCTCTTGGTAACCGTCTCTACCAAATATTAAGCACCTTCTTGATGA gGGGTGGTCAGAGTTCACCGGTATCACCAGTTCATATCCATCACCAAAATGGTTTTGCAGTAGCAACCGTTGCAAACCCTTATAACACCGGAGCTCCGCAGTGGACTGGTGCCAATACATTAACTTATACTCAAAGTATGCAGCCACCCGATCATCGTCATTTACACGCAACATCGTACT gGGGTACGGGGCATGGAGGTGATGTAGGTGGAAACCTGGGAGGCCTATTATCCACACAACCAGCCCCGGAATACTGGTGCTCAGTAGGCTATTTTGAATTGGATGCTCAAGTTGGTGAGACTTTTAAAGTCAGCAGTGGATGTCCCACAGTAACAGTGGATGGCTATGTTGATCCCAGTGGAGGCAATCGTTTTTGTCTGGGAGCCTTGAGCAACGTTCATCGTACCGAACAGAGTGAGCGTGCTCGCCTTCACATTG GTAAAGGTGTGGTGCTTGACTTACGGGGTGAAGGTGACGTTTGGCTCCGTTGCCAAAGTGAACATAGCGTGTTTGTCCAGTCCTACTACTTGGATAGAGAGGCTGGCCGAGCACCCGGAGACGCTGTTCATAAAATTTATCCTTGTGCTTATATCAAGGTGTTTGATCTACGCCAGTGTCATAAGCAAATGCGAGGTCAGGCTGCCACTGCTCAAGCCGCAGCAGCGGCACAGGCGGCCGCAGTCGCTGGTCACCTGACACATGGGGCACCTATCACTAAAA GCTTAAGCGCAGCAGCTGGCATTGGCGTGGATGATTTGAGACGACTTTGCATTTTACGTTTAAGTTTTGTCAAAGGCTGGGGTCCAGATTATCCTCGACAGAGCATAAAGGAAACCCCTTGTTGGATTGAG GTTCATTTGCATCGCGCACTCCAGCTTCTGGATGAGGTATTGCATACCATGCCGATTGATGGACCACGCGGTATTGAGTAA
- the LOC124184870 gene encoding probable 28S ribosomal protein S26, mitochondrial: MLRNTLLAGSSAANGSFGILSGLPNTVCVQCVRWKRKPLWLGTAKSKLFRIPERPKIPKDETIELLRLHNNYRTLVRSIRHHITEAVIGSQARVDTELRAKQEEEDFVRCVALNNEWNESKAKARDERLAKAREVRREEILRKIIAQEQLAAKQLENIEKTVKRVKEEAVTFITEKNIDQAIEDALNNPVDHNWALDLEGTIHRGKYVQPQANEGQRQKRMQPGV, from the exons ATGCTGCGCAACACGTTACTGGCCGGCAGTTCGGCGGCGAATGGTTCCTTTGGGATTTTGAGCGGCCTGCCAAACACCGTTTGCGTGCAATGCGTCAGATGGAAAAGAAAACCGCTTTGGTTGGGTACGGCGAAGAGCAAGCTATTCCGGATTCCGGAACGGCCAAAAATCCCCAAAGATGAGACAATTGAGCTTCTGAGATTACACAACAATTACAGGACCCTCGTTAGATCCATACG GCATCACATAACAGAAGCTGTTATCGGAAGTCAGGCGCGAGTCGATACGGAGCTGCGTGCGAAACAGGAGGAGGAAGATTTTGTCCGTTGCGTAGCTCTGAATAATGAGTGGAACGAATCCAAAGCCAAGGCCAGAGATGAGAGATTAGCTAAGGCACGCGAAGTCAGGAGGGAGGAAATACTTAGGAAAATTATAGCTCAAGAGCAATTAGCCGCTAAGCagcttgaaaatattgaaaaaactgttaaacGAGTTAAGGAGGAAGCGGTCACTTTTATAACTGAGAAGAATATAGATCAAGCCATAGAAGACGCTTTAAATAACCCTGTCGACCACAATTGGGCACTCGATCTAGAAGGGACGATACATCGCGGAAAGTATGTTCAACCCCAAGCTAACGAAGGTCAGAGACAAAAGAGAATGCAGCCTGGTGTCTGA
- the LOC124184855 gene encoding mothers against decapentaplegic homolog 4 isoform X2: MVGLAGGGGHLYPSPMPPNPELREMTGIAPSAPTSADACLSIVHSLMCHRQGGESEGFSKRAIESLVKKLKEKRDELDSLITAITTNGAHPSKCVTIQRTLDGRLQVAGRKGFPHVIYARIWRWPDLHKNELKHVKYCQFAFDLKCDSVCVNPYHYERVVSPGIDLSGLTLQSGVGVGPGGRLVKDEYTVGGGGGGGAGTGMDVDGEINQTIQHHPPPPPPPPNNPQPPQQAFIPGLPSSNPVGGEGMFSGGGSAGGGNPQTKLEENNCPRQTWIPTPHHPATRNMHHPVVHPIGHSVGNQQQTLNQTGSSGANTQILNPPQGQSSEPFYGAATSPQDLNQPATSVDALTASLGNRLYQILSTFLMRGGQSSPVSPVHIHHQNGFAVATVANPYNTGAPQWTGANTLTYTQSMQPPDHRHLHATSYWGTGHGGDVGGNLGGLLSTQPAPEYWCSVGYFELDAQVGETFKVSSGCPTVTVDGYVDPSGGNRFCLGALSNVHRTEQSERARLHIGKGVVLDLRGEGDVWLRCQSEHSVFVQSYYLDREAGRAPGDAVHKIYPCAYIKVFDLRQCHKQMRGQAATAQAAAAAQAAAVAGHLTHGAPITKSLSAAAGIGVDDLRRLCILRLSFVKGWGPDYPRQSIKETPCWIEVHLHRALQLLDEVLHTMPIDGPRGIE, from the exons ATGGTCGGACTTGCAGGTGGGGGAGGACATCTCTATCCCTCGCCGATGCCCCCTAATCCTGAGC TCAGGGAAATGACTGGAATCGCTCCCAGCGCACCTACCAGTGCCGACGCTTGTCTCAGCATAGTCCATTCTTTGATGTGTCACCGTCAAGGAGGAGAAAGCGAAGGATTTAGCAAGCGGGCCATAGAGTCgctggtgaaaaaattaaag GAGAAACGTGACGAGTTGGACAGCTTGATAACTGCCATTACAACCAATGGAGCGCATCCTAGTAAATGTGTAACAATTCAACGCACGTTGGACGGGCGATTGCAGGTAGCAGGAAGAAAAGGCTTTCCTCATGTTATTTATGCAAGAATTTGGCGCTGGCCTGATCTCCACAAGAACGAGCTGAAGCACGTCAAGTACTGTCAATTCGCATTTGATCTCAAGTGCGATTCAGTATGTGTCAATCCTTACCATTATGAAAGGGTTGTTTCACCTGGCATAG ACCTGTCTGGGCTGACCCTCCAGTCAGGAGTTGGCGTCGGTCCTGGTGGCCGCCTAGTCAAAGATGAGTACACCGTAGGAGGTGGCGGAGGCGGAGGAGCAGGAACAGGCATGGACGTCGACGGTGAGATCAACCAAACCATCCAGCATCATCCACCACCGCCACCTCCGCCACCCAACAATCCACAACCTCCTCAGCAGGCCTTCATTCCTGGTTTACCATCATCCAATCCAG TCGGAGGTGAGGGCATGTTCAGTGGGGGCGGGAGTGCGGGTGGTGGAAACCCACAAACTAAACTGGAAGAGAACAATTGTCCTCGACAAACGTGGATACCCACGCCACACCACCCTGCAACTCGTAACATGCACCATC CTGTTGTTCATCCCATTGGCCATTCAGTAGGAAATCAACAACAGACGTTAAATCAGACTGGAAGCTCTGGTGCTAATACTCAGATTCTAAATCCTCCGCAAGGACAGTCGAGCGAACCATTTTATGGTGCAGCCACATCACCTCAAGATCTCAATCAACCTGCAACTAGCGTGGATGCTTTGACTGCATCTCTTGGTAACCGTCTCTACCAAATATTAAGCACCTTCTTGATGA gGGGTGGTCAGAGTTCACCGGTATCACCAGTTCATATCCATCACCAAAATGGTTTTGCAGTAGCAACCGTTGCAAACCCTTATAACACCGGAGCTCCGCAGTGGACTGGTGCCAATACATTAACTTATACTCAAAGTATGCAGCCACCCGATCATCGTCATTTACACGCAACATCGTACT gGGGTACGGGGCATGGAGGTGATGTAGGTGGAAACCTGGGAGGCCTATTATCCACACAACCAGCCCCGGAATACTGGTGCTCAGTAGGCTATTTTGAATTGGATGCTCAAGTTGGTGAGACTTTTAAAGTCAGCAGTGGATGTCCCACAGTAACAGTGGATGGCTATGTTGATCCCAGTGGAGGCAATCGTTTTTGTCTGGGAGCCTTGAGCAACGTTCATCGTACCGAACAGAGTGAGCGTGCTCGCCTTCACATTG GTAAAGGTGTGGTGCTTGACTTACGGGGTGAAGGTGACGTTTGGCTCCGTTGCCAAAGTGAACATAGCGTGTTTGTCCAGTCCTACTACTTGGATAGAGAGGCTGGCCGAGCACCCGGAGACGCTGTTCATAAAATTTATCCTTGTGCTTATATCAAGGTGTTTGATCTACGCCAGTGTCATAAGCAAATGCGAGGTCAGGCTGCCACTGCTCAAGCCGCAGCAGCGGCACAGGCGGCCGCAGTCGCTGGTCACCTGACACATGGGGCACCTATCACTAAAA GCTTAAGCGCAGCAGCTGGCATTGGCGTGGATGATTTGAGACGACTTTGCATTTTACGTTTAAGTTTTGTCAAAGGCTGGGGTCCAGATTATCCTCGACAGAGCATAAAGGAAACCCCTTGTTGGATTGAG GTTCATTTGCATCGCGCACTCCAGCTTCTGGATGAGGTATTGCATACCATGCCGATTGATGGACCACGCGGTATTGAGTAA
- the LOC124184855 gene encoding mothers against decapentaplegic homolog 4 isoform X5, whose product MVGLAGGGGHLYPSPMPPNPELREMTGIAPSAPTSADACLSIVHSLMCHRQGGESEGFSKRAIESLVKKLKEKRDELDSLITAITTNGAHPSKCVTIQRTLDGRLQVAGRKGFPHVIYARIWRWPDLHKNELKHVKYCQFAFDLKCDSVCVNPYHYERVVSPGIDPFFTDLSGLTLQSGVGVGPGGRLVKDEYTVGGGGGGGAGTGMDVDGEINQTIQHHPPPPPPPPNNPQPPQQAFIPGLPSSNPVGGEGMFSGGGSAGGGNPQTKLEENNCPRQTWIPTPHHPATRNMHHPVVHPIGHSVGNQQQTLNQTGSSGANTQILNPPQGQSSEPFYGAATSPQDLNQPATSVDALTASLGGTGHGGDVGGNLGGLLSTQPAPEYWCSVGYFELDAQVGETFKVSSGCPTVTVDGYVDPSGGNRFCLGALSNVHRTEQSERARLHIGKGVVLDLRGEGDVWLRCQSEHSVFVQSYYLDREAGRAPGDAVHKIYPCAYIKVFDLRQCHKQMRGQAATAQAAAAAQAAAVAGHLTHGAPITKSLSAAAGIGVDDLRRLCILRLSFVKGWGPDYPRQSIKETPCWIEVHLHRALQLLDEVLHTMPIDGPRGIE is encoded by the exons ATGGTCGGACTTGCAGGTGGGGGAGGACATCTCTATCCCTCGCCGATGCCCCCTAATCCTGAGC TCAGGGAAATGACTGGAATCGCTCCCAGCGCACCTACCAGTGCCGACGCTTGTCTCAGCATAGTCCATTCTTTGATGTGTCACCGTCAAGGAGGAGAAAGCGAAGGATTTAGCAAGCGGGCCATAGAGTCgctggtgaaaaaattaaag GAGAAACGTGACGAGTTGGACAGCTTGATAACTGCCATTACAACCAATGGAGCGCATCCTAGTAAATGTGTAACAATTCAACGCACGTTGGACGGGCGATTGCAGGTAGCAGGAAGAAAAGGCTTTCCTCATGTTATTTATGCAAGAATTTGGCGCTGGCCTGATCTCCACAAGAACGAGCTGAAGCACGTCAAGTACTGTCAATTCGCATTTGATCTCAAGTGCGATTCAGTATGTGTCAATCCTTACCATTATGAAAGGGTTGTTTCACCTGGCATAG ACCCGTTCTTTACAGACCTGTCTGGGCTGACCCTCCAGTCAGGAGTTGGCGTCGGTCCTGGTGGCCGCCTAGTCAAAGATGAGTACACCGTAGGAGGTGGCGGAGGCGGAGGAGCAGGAACAGGCATGGACGTCGACGGTGAGATCAACCAAACCATCCAGCATCATCCACCACCGCCACCTCCGCCACCCAACAATCCACAACCTCCTCAGCAGGCCTTCATTCCTGGTTTACCATCATCCAATCCAG TCGGAGGTGAGGGCATGTTCAGTGGGGGCGGGAGTGCGGGTGGTGGAAACCCACAAACTAAACTGGAAGAGAACAATTGTCCTCGACAAACGTGGATACCCACGCCACACCACCCTGCAACTCGTAACATGCACCATC CTGTTGTTCATCCCATTGGCCATTCAGTAGGAAATCAACAACAGACGTTAAATCAGACTGGAAGCTCTGGTGCTAATACTCAGATTCTAAATCCTCCGCAAGGACAGTCGAGCGAACCATTTTATGGTGCAGCCACATCACCTCAAGATCTCAATCAACCTGCAACTAGCGTGGATGCTTTGACTGCATCTCTTG gGGGTACGGGGCATGGAGGTGATGTAGGTGGAAACCTGGGAGGCCTATTATCCACACAACCAGCCCCGGAATACTGGTGCTCAGTAGGCTATTTTGAATTGGATGCTCAAGTTGGTGAGACTTTTAAAGTCAGCAGTGGATGTCCCACAGTAACAGTGGATGGCTATGTTGATCCCAGTGGAGGCAATCGTTTTTGTCTGGGAGCCTTGAGCAACGTTCATCGTACCGAACAGAGTGAGCGTGCTCGCCTTCACATTG GTAAAGGTGTGGTGCTTGACTTACGGGGTGAAGGTGACGTTTGGCTCCGTTGCCAAAGTGAACATAGCGTGTTTGTCCAGTCCTACTACTTGGATAGAGAGGCTGGCCGAGCACCCGGAGACGCTGTTCATAAAATTTATCCTTGTGCTTATATCAAGGTGTTTGATCTACGCCAGTGTCATAAGCAAATGCGAGGTCAGGCTGCCACTGCTCAAGCCGCAGCAGCGGCACAGGCGGCCGCAGTCGCTGGTCACCTGACACATGGGGCACCTATCACTAAAA GCTTAAGCGCAGCAGCTGGCATTGGCGTGGATGATTTGAGACGACTTTGCATTTTACGTTTAAGTTTTGTCAAAGGCTGGGGTCCAGATTATCCTCGACAGAGCATAAAGGAAACCCCTTGTTGGATTGAG GTTCATTTGCATCGCGCACTCCAGCTTCTGGATGAGGTATTGCATACCATGCCGATTGATGGACCACGCGGTATTGAGTAA